TGTCCTTTGCTCCGGCTTTGCGTCTTTGCGTTTCTCCCAAAGCTACAGCTATGCGGATCGCCTTCTTCGTCCACGCCCTCGCTTCCGATTGGAACCATGGCAACGCTCACTTCGTTCGCGGCGTCTGCTCCGAACTCGTCGCCCGCGGCCACACGCTCACGACGCACGAGCAACGCGACAACTGGTCGACCTGGCACCTCAAACACGTCGAGGACGTCAACCCGGAAGCCGCCTTCGCCGAGGCGTACCCGTCGCTTGTCGGCATCGCGAACACCTTCGACGTCGGCGCTCGCCCCGGCACGTTCGCGGATCCGGATTTCGCCGACGTCGACGCGTCGATGGAGGCGCTCGATCTGCCGACGCGACTCGCTGGTGTGGATGTCGTCATCGTGCACGAGTGGACGCCGCCGGGTGTCGTCGCGGCCCTGGGTCGCTATCGGCAGCGGCACGATGACTTTCGCCTGCTCTTCCACGACACGCACCACCGGGCCGTCAGTGAACCGGAGAAGATGAGCCGGTTCGACATCTCCGGCTACGACGGCGTGCTCGTCTTCGGCGGCGTCCTGCGCAACGCCTACCTCCGCCGTGGTTGGGACGAAGACCGCGTCATCACCTGGCACGAGGCGGCCGACACGCGGGTCTTCAAGCCGCAGGATCGTGAGACGACCGGCGACGTCGTCTGGGTCGGCAACTGGGGCGACGACGAACGCACGGCCGAGCTGCACGAGTTCCTGCTCGAACCCGCCCGACGCCACCACCTGACCGGCGTCGTCCACGGCGTGCGTTATCCCGACGACGGCATCGCCGCAGTCCAGCGGGCCGGGCTCTCGTTCGCCGGCTATCTGCCGAACCACGAGGCCCCGGACGTGTTCGCCCGGCATCGCCTGACCGTCCACGTGCCGAGGCGGTGGTACGTCACGCATCTGCCCGGCATTCCGACGATCCGCGTCTTCGAGGCGCTGGCTTGCGGCATCCCGCTCGTCAGTGCGCCGTGGCA
This sequence is a window from Planctomycetota bacterium. Protein-coding genes within it:
- a CDS encoding glycosyltransferase; translated protein: MRIAFFVHALASDWNHGNAHFVRGVCSELVARGHTLTTHEQRDNWSTWHLKHVEDVNPEAAFAEAYPSLVGIANTFDVGARPGTFADPDFADVDASMEALDLPTRLAGVDVVIVHEWTPPGVVAALGRYRQRHDDFRLLFHDTHHRAVSEPEKMSRFDISGYDGVLVFGGVLRNAYLRRGWDEDRVITWHEAADTRVFKPQDRETTGDVVWVGNWGDDERTAELHEFLLEPARRHHLTGVVHGVRYPDDGIAAVQRAGLSFAGYLPNHEAPDVFARHRLTVHVPRRWYVTHLPGIPTIRVFEALACGIPLVSAPWQDSEELFTPGSDFLVADSGEQMAHQMHQVLHEKNLAEDLAAHGLETIRARHTCAHRVDELEATLERLS